In a genomic window of Nomascus leucogenys isolate Asia chromosome 4, Asia_NLE_v1, whole genome shotgun sequence:
- the LOC100596854 gene encoding olfactory receptor 9G1 yields MQRSNHTVTEFILLGFTTDPGMQLALFMVFLGVYSLTVVGNITLIVLICNDSRLHTPMYFFIGNLSFLDLWYSSVYTPKILVTCISENKSISFAGCLCQFFFSAGLAYSECYLLAAMAYDRYVAISKPLLYVQAMSIKLCTLLVAVSYCGGFINSSIITKKTFSFNFCRENIIDDFFCDLLPLVKLACGEKGSYKVLMYFLLASNVICPAVLILASYLFVIATVLRISSSQGRLKAFSTCSSHLTSVTLYYGSILYIYALPRSSYSFDMDKIVSTFYTVVFPMLNPMIYSLRNKDVKEALKKLLL; encoded by the coding sequence ATGCAGAGGAGCAATCACACAGTGACTGAGTTCATCCTGCTGGGCTTCACCACAGATCCAGGGATGCAGCTGGCCCTCTTCATGGTGTTCCTGGGTGTGTACTCTCTCACTGTGGTAGGAAATATCACCCTCATCGTGTTGATCTGTAATGACTCCCGCCTCCACACACCCATGTATTTTTTCATTGGAAATCTGTCTTTTCTGGATCTCTGGTATTCTTCTGTCTACACCCCAAAGATCCTAGTGACCTGCATCTCTGAAAACAAAAGCATCTCCTTTGCTGGCTGCCTGtgtcagtttttcttctctgccGGGCTGGCCTATAGTGAGTGCTACCTGCTGGCTGCCATGGCTTATGACCGCTACGTGGCCATCTCCAAGCCCCTGCTTTATGTTCAGGCCATGTCCATAAAGCTGTGTACATTGCTGGTAGCAGTCTCATATTGTGGTGGCTTTATTAACTCTTCAATCATCACCAAGAAAACGTTTTCCTTTAACTTCTGCCGTGAAAACATCATTGATGACTTTTTCTGTGATTTACTTCCCTTGGTGAAGCTGGCCTGTGGCGAGAAGGGCAGCTATAAGGTTCTGATGTACTTCCTGCTGGCCTCCAATGTCATCTGCCCCGCGGTGCTCATCCTGGCCTCCTACCTCTTTGTCATCGCCACTGTCTTGAGGATCTCCTCCTCCCAGGGCCGCCTGAAAGCCTTCTCCACATGCTCCTCCCACCTGACCTCTGTCACTTTATACTATGGCTCCATACTCTACATCTACGCTCTCCCTAGATCTAGCTATTCTTTTGATATGGACAAAATAGTTTCTACATTTTACACTGTGGTATTCCCCATGTTGAATCCCATGATCTACAGCCTAAGGAATAAGGATGTGAAAGAAGCTCTGAAAAAACTCCTCCTGTAA